One stretch of Sporocytophaga myxococcoides DSM 11118 DNA includes these proteins:
- the hisG gene encoding ATP phosphoribosyltransferase, translated as MSEILRLAVQKSGRLSEDSLKLIKECGIEFSNGGGKLKSTASNFPVELLFLRDDDIPGYVADGVADIGIVGENVSVEKKKKVELVEKLGFSHCRLSIGVLKSYDYKDVSNLNGLKIATSYPNILSDFLFENKVRASIHEISGSVEIAPSIGLSDAVCDIVSSGSTLISNGLKEVEVVFRSEAILISCPQLSAAKTKILNDLLFRIHAVKNARNTKYILLNAPNHSIDRIISLLPGVKSPTVMPLAEEGWSSLHSVVRENEFWGVIEKLREAGAEGILVVPIEKIIK; from the coding sequence ATGAGCGAGATTTTACGCCTTGCTGTGCAGAAGTCTGGAAGGCTAAGTGAGGATTCACTAAAACTTATCAAGGAATGTGGGATTGAGTTTAGCAACGGAGGAGGAAAACTAAAATCTACTGCTTCTAATTTCCCTGTTGAATTACTCTTTTTAAGAGATGATGATATTCCGGGATATGTTGCAGATGGTGTAGCAGACATTGGAATTGTTGGTGAAAACGTTTCTGTTGAAAAGAAAAAGAAAGTTGAACTTGTAGAAAAACTTGGATTTTCTCATTGCAGACTGTCTATCGGAGTACTTAAGTCTTATGACTATAAGGATGTTAGTAATCTGAATGGATTAAAAATAGCGACTTCTTATCCTAACATACTTTCAGATTTCCTTTTTGAAAATAAAGTACGTGCATCAATTCATGAAATAAGCGGTTCTGTAGAAATTGCTCCAAGCATTGGTCTTTCTGATGCTGTTTGCGATATCGTAAGTTCCGGAAGTACTCTTATAAGTAATGGATTAAAAGAAGTAGAGGTAGTATTCCGTTCTGAAGCAATACTTATTTCTTGTCCTCAGCTATCAGCTGCAAAAACTAAAATTCTGAATGACCTTTTATTCAGAATTCATGCTGTGAAGAATGCAAGAAATACAAAATACATTCTTTTAAACGCTCCAAATCATTCCATTGACAGAATTATTAGTTTACTTCCAGGGGTTAAAAGTCCGACTGTAATGCCGCTTGCAGAGGAAGGCTGGAGTTCTTTGCACTCTGTGGTGAGAGAAAATGAATTCTGGGGAGTGATAGAAAAGCTGAGAGAAGCAGGAGCAGAGGGCATACTTGTAGTAC
- a CDS encoding YkvA family protein, which translates to MERRKKRSINALLIKAKLGALISKSPKYEKFVEKAKYYVRNPDELNKILTVAYNKATNQNAERTFGEMWGKVKSMFRLIRASLLNEYTDVPKVKVILGLAVILYFVSPFDIFPDFLPFLGFADDLVLFAWFLKYASEEIEKFQVYESKKLNFSKTALFG; encoded by the coding sequence ATGGAAAGAAGAAAAAAGAGATCGATCAACGCATTGTTGATCAAGGCCAAGCTGGGAGCCTTAATTTCAAAATCCCCTAAGTATGAAAAGTTTGTGGAGAAAGCAAAGTACTATGTCAGAAACCCTGATGAGTTGAATAAAATCCTGACAGTGGCTTACAATAAAGCAACTAATCAAAATGCTGAAAGAACATTTGGTGAAATGTGGGGAAAAGTAAAATCAATGTTCAGGCTTATAAGAGCTTCATTGCTAAACGAATATACAGATGTTCCTAAAGTAAAAGTAATTCTGGGACTGGCGGTGATTCTATATTTTGTTTCTCCGTTTGATATATTTCCTGATTTTCTACCGTTTTTGGGATTTGCTGATGATTTAGTTTTATTTGCATGGTTCCTGAAATATGCTTCGGAAGAAATTGAAAAATTCCAGGTATATGAGTCTAAAAAGCTAAATTTCTCTAAAACAGCATTGTTTGGTTAA